One window from the genome of Polynucleobacter sp. MWH-Svant-W18 encodes:
- a CDS encoding transglutaminase family protein yields the protein MHLKIRHRTEYRYETPVRYSIQELRLTPPSVVGQEINRWKISTPIKASNSTDAFGNQCNVFVQESPYTSMMIEAEGEVHTQDAFEFIDDPKAISPYYLLQQTHLTEPTEEMLDYFSYSLPKKNSVDQVLKLAEAIQGLITYSPGQTNFATTAAQSFAMKSGVCQDHAHIMLGLCRASNIPARYVSGYFFAEESPNLASHAWIDFCSDLDKGVWISVDITHACLIDARHIRLAIGRDYYSAAPVKGVRSGGGGEELSASISIQQLPS from the coding sequence ATGCACTTAAAAATTCGGCATCGCACTGAATATCGTTATGAAACTCCTGTGCGCTACTCTATTCAGGAGCTGCGCCTCACTCCGCCTTCCGTAGTGGGCCAGGAGATTAATCGATGGAAAATCAGCACCCCCATTAAAGCTAGCAATTCAACAGATGCCTTTGGTAATCAGTGCAATGTTTTTGTCCAAGAAAGCCCTTACACCTCGATGATGATCGAGGCAGAAGGCGAAGTACATACCCAAGATGCTTTTGAGTTCATTGATGATCCTAAAGCCATATCGCCGTATTACCTGCTTCAGCAAACCCATCTCACTGAACCTACCGAAGAAATGCTGGATTATTTTTCATACAGTCTTCCGAAAAAAAATTCAGTTGATCAAGTACTTAAATTAGCTGAAGCTATTCAGGGGTTGATTACGTATTCGCCTGGTCAAACCAACTTTGCAACTACAGCTGCCCAGTCTTTTGCCATGAAATCTGGCGTATGCCAAGATCATGCTCACATCATGCTTGGGTTGTGTCGCGCCTCTAATATTCCAGCCCGCTATGTCAGCGGTTATTTCTTTGCTGAAGAGTCACCCAATCTAGCGAGTCACGCTTGGATCGACTTTTGCAGTGACCTGGATAAAGGTGTTTGGATTAGCGTAGACATTACCCATGCCTGCCTCATCGATGCTCGCCATATTCGCTTGGCTATTGGTCGGGACTACTACTCAGCAGCCCCAGTAAAAGGGGTGCGTTCAGGCGGTGGCGGTGAAGAACTCAGCGCCAGTATCTCTATTCAACAACTGCCTTCATAG
- a CDS encoding alpha-E domain-containing protein encodes MLSRTADCLYWMARYTERAENTARMLDVNHQTSLLPQPAEFLEQSWKKLLTISKLEDAFNSQYDIVNRENVLDFMIYETSNPSSIVSCLFAARENARVIRGKITSEVWETQNTTWLELQRILEARHQSDPSRLLEWVKHRCHLFRGVLYGTMLKNEAFYFINVGTLLERADNTARILETKYEDPATLKVLNPAKVLEEGTHGEFFDFYHWAALLRSVSAFEIYRQIYSDQVTPKQVAQLLIFNKQMPRSLVCCVNELIPLLSEVKNQQSKEIERLLGKLKASLDFSDIDEVFEQGLEEFIESFLERINYIADEFSSAYLIPLATN; translated from the coding sequence ATGTTAAGTCGCACCGCTGATTGTCTTTATTGGATGGCTCGTTACACAGAGCGTGCAGAAAATACTGCGCGTATGTTGGACGTCAACCATCAAACCTCCCTACTTCCTCAGCCTGCTGAGTTCTTAGAACAAAGCTGGAAAAAATTGCTGACGATTTCTAAGTTAGAAGATGCGTTTAATAGTCAATACGATATCGTCAATCGTGAAAATGTCTTAGATTTCATGATCTATGAGACCAGCAATCCTTCCAGCATCGTTTCTTGTCTATTCGCCGCCCGTGAAAATGCGCGCGTTATTCGGGGCAAGATCACCTCTGAAGTATGGGAAACCCAAAATACTACTTGGCTAGAATTGCAACGCATTCTAGAGGCTAGACATCAATCTGATCCCAGTAGATTACTGGAGTGGGTTAAGCACCGTTGCCACCTCTTCAGAGGCGTTCTATATGGCACCATGCTCAAAAATGAAGCTTTCTACTTCATTAATGTGGGCACGCTGCTTGAGCGCGCCGACAACACGGCACGTATTTTGGAAACAAAGTACGAAGACCCAGCAACACTGAAAGTTCTCAACCCCGCAAAAGTCTTGGAGGAAGGAACCCATGGAGAGTTCTTTGACTTTTATCACTGGGCAGCATTGTTACGTTCAGTGTCTGCATTCGAGATCTATCGGCAAATCTATTCAGATCAAGTCACGCCTAAACAGGTTGCACAACTCCTCATCTTCAATAAACAAATGCCAAGGTCTTTGGTGTGCTGTGTCAATGAGCTGATTCCTCTGCTCTCTGAAGTGAAAAATCAACAATCTAAAGAGATTGAGCGCCTGCTTGGAAAGCTCAAGGCAAGCCTAGATTTTTCTGACATTGATGAAGTATTTGAACAGGGTTTAGAAGAGTTTATTGAGTCATTCTTAGAGCGCATTAACTATATTGCCGATGAGTTCAGTAGCGCTTACCTCATTCCATTAGCAACTAACTGA
- a CDS encoding circularly permuted type 2 ATP-grasp protein, with protein sequence MKLPFDEMLDAAGKARPHYKIFHEWLKQQSDTLMGLKRAEADLIFRRVGITFAVYGDDLGSERTIPFDQVPRIFTAKEWEQLEAGLRQRVKALNCFIYDVYHDENIIKAGIVPAEQIFNNAQYRPEMRNVSVPRDIYAQIAGIDIVRAGEGEFYVLEDNLRVPSGVSYMVEDRKMMMRLFPDLFQKYRIAPVEHYPDLLLECLKSVKPDDVKKPNVVVLTPGMYNSAYFEHSYLAQQMGVELVEGKDLFVKNEQVFMRTTQGPERVDVIYRRVDDDFLDPLAFRSDSTLGVAGLLSAYRAGNVTLANAIGTGIADDKSIYPYVPEMIEFYLGEKPILNNVPTFQCRKADDLAYTLANLEKLVVKLTHGAGGYGMLVGPASTKAEIEEFRVHLIANPDKYIAQPTLALSTCPTFVESGVAPRHIDLRPFVLSGKTIKMVPGGLTRVALKEGSLVVNSSQGGGTKDTWVLEE encoded by the coding sequence ATGAAATTGCCTTTTGACGAAATGCTCGACGCCGCAGGCAAAGCGCGTCCCCACTACAAAATTTTCCATGAGTGGCTTAAGCAGCAAAGCGACACCCTCATGGGTCTCAAGCGTGCCGAAGCCGATCTTATTTTTAGGCGAGTAGGCATTACCTTCGCTGTTTATGGAGATGACCTTGGCTCCGAAAGAACTATTCCATTTGATCAGGTGCCGCGCATTTTCACTGCGAAAGAATGGGAGCAATTAGAGGCTGGCTTACGTCAACGCGTTAAAGCACTGAACTGCTTTATTTATGACGTGTACCACGATGAAAATATTATCAAGGCAGGTATTGTTCCTGCTGAGCAAATCTTTAACAATGCGCAATATCGACCAGAGATGCGTAACGTCAGCGTGCCACGTGACATCTATGCACAAATTGCTGGTATTGATATTGTGCGAGCAGGTGAAGGTGAGTTCTACGTTCTAGAAGATAACTTGCGGGTTCCCTCAGGTGTGTCATACATGGTAGAAGACCGTAAGATGATGATGCGTCTCTTTCCGGATCTATTTCAAAAATATAGAATTGCTCCCGTAGAGCATTACCCAGATCTTCTTTTGGAATGTTTAAAGTCCGTTAAGCCGGATGATGTTAAGAAGCCCAATGTAGTGGTACTCACACCAGGCATGTATAACTCAGCCTACTTTGAGCATAGCTATCTAGCCCAGCAAATGGGCGTTGAACTTGTTGAAGGCAAGGACTTGTTTGTGAAGAACGAGCAGGTCTTCATGCGCACCACTCAAGGTCCTGAGCGAGTAGATGTGATCTATCGCCGCGTTGATGATGACTTCTTGGATCCATTGGCATTCCGCTCGGATTCTACTTTAGGAGTAGCGGGCTTGCTTTCCGCATATCGCGCTGGCAATGTGACTTTGGCCAATGCCATAGGTACAGGTATTGCCGATGACAAATCTATCTATCCATACGTACCTGAGATGATTGAGTTCTATCTTGGTGAAAAGCCGATTCTGAATAACGTTCCCACTTTCCAGTGTCGCAAGGCAGATGATTTAGCTTACACCCTAGCAAACTTAGAAAAGCTTGTTGTGAAATTAACGCATGGTGCTGGTGGCTACGGGATGCTAGTTGGCCCAGCCTCCACCAAAGCAGAGATAGAAGAATTTAGGGTGCATCTAATTGCAAATCCAGATAAATACATCGCTCAACCGACCTTGGCTCTCTCTACTTGCCCAACATTTGTAGAGTCCGGCGTAGCTCCAAGACATATCGATTTACGACCTTTTGTACTTTCTGGAAAAACCATCAAGATGGTGCCAGGCGGTTTAACAAGGGTAGCCCTCAAAGAGGGTTCTTTAGTAGTGAACTCCTCACAAGGTGGCGGCACTAAAGACACCTGGGTATTAGAAGAGTAA
- the smpB gene encoding SsrA-binding protein SmpB yields the protein MSIVDNKKAFFDYFIEERFEAGLVLEGWEVKAIRAGRVHVKEAYVVIRQAELFLIGCHITPLLSASTHIVPDSTRTRKLLLNAIEIRKLIGKVEQKGYTLVPLNLHFSKGNVKCEIGLARGKKQHDKRAATKEREWEVQKGRIARGDLNG from the coding sequence ATGAGTATCGTCGATAACAAAAAAGCCTTCTTCGATTATTTTATCGAGGAGCGCTTTGAGGCAGGGCTTGTGCTGGAAGGCTGGGAAGTCAAAGCCATCCGAGCAGGTCGCGTGCACGTCAAAGAAGCGTATGTCGTCATTCGCCAGGCGGAGCTTTTCCTGATTGGCTGCCACATTACCCCACTACTCTCAGCCTCCACCCATATTGTTCCAGACAGTACCCGTACACGAAAATTACTCCTGAATGCAATTGAGATTCGCAAACTCATCGGCAAGGTTGAACAAAAGGGCTATACCCTGGTACCACTCAATCTGCACTTCTCGAAGGGTAATGTGAAGTGCGAAATTGGGCTGGCCAGGGGCAAGAAGCAACATGACAAACGCGCCGCCACCAAAGAACGGGAATGGGAAGTTCAAAAAGGACGTATCGCCAGAGGTGATCTCAACGGTTAA
- a CDS encoding type II toxin-antitoxin system RatA family toxin gives MADVYKTVLIGQSADRMYGLVTDVARYPEFLPWCGGVEIFEQTETVLDAKINIQFKGITQFFHTRNINHRPETIDMVFVDGPFKHFSGQWNFIPLREDACKVEFKLHWEFKSAILDKIIGPVFGHIAGTFVDCFVKRAEELYG, from the coding sequence ATGGCAGACGTCTATAAGACCGTTTTAATTGGCCAATCAGCCGACCGCATGTATGGCTTGGTGACAGATGTGGCGCGTTATCCCGAGTTTTTGCCTTGGTGCGGCGGCGTAGAGATCTTTGAGCAGACTGAGACTGTTCTGGATGCCAAAATTAATATTCAGTTCAAGGGTATTACCCAGTTTTTTCATACTCGCAACATCAATCACCGCCCAGAAACGATTGATATGGTCTTTGTAGACGGCCCTTTCAAGCATTTTTCAGGACAGTGGAATTTCATCCCCTTAAGGGAGGATGCCTGTAAGGTGGAATTTAAGCTCCATTGGGAATTCAAGAGCGCCATTCTGGATAAGATCATTGGCCCTGTCTTTGGCCATATTGCCGGCACCTTTGTCGATTGCTTTGTGAAGCGCGCTGAAGAGCTCTATGGCTAA
- a CDS encoding RnfH family protein: MAKQTLDLLLCDARQGEPVMRPIQLQMNEDELPTVGLALVHAGIATGEDDPVLSRKGSFGVFGKRKDWDSPIYSGDRLELYSPLLIDPKTVRRKKANQSQDAKFQAAAAKRKARRL, translated from the coding sequence ATGGCTAAGCAAACCTTGGATCTCTTGCTATGCGATGCAAGGCAGGGTGAGCCTGTCATGAGGCCAATTCAACTGCAAATGAATGAGGATGAGTTGCCTACTGTGGGGCTTGCGCTCGTTCATGCGGGAATTGCGACAGGTGAGGATGATCCAGTCTTATCCAGAAAGGGCAGTTTTGGGGTCTTTGGCAAGCGCAAGGATTGGGATAGCCCCATTTACTCTGGAGATCGCTTGGAGCTCTATTCTCCGCTGCTAATAGACCCAAAGACCGTCCGGCGGAAGAAGGCGAATCAGAGTCAGGATGCCAAATTCCAGGCTGCCGCAGCCAAAAGAAAGGCTAGGAGGCTA